One stretch of Natronobacterium gregoryi SP2 DNA includes these proteins:
- a CDS encoding HNH endonuclease: MGSVGDEPPDDRGYGDGWEELRQQTLRRDGYTCTRCGADGRTLQAHHVVPRSQGGPDELENLLTLCRPCHGVIHQSNSSFDDVRDEAPLFPDRDTPESVARMREPSDGFCSRCGHEFEPDELVAWTDVPPADDTTSAPDHLTLCKPCAGFVLETVPACDREALTSNHRFGIHELSAWRLDAPVRPSVFAFSQVAVRREPRTYRERLVDDTPLRFVWNHVGIRWLTLVAIGYVLLVLAVASI, from the coding sequence ATGGGGAGCGTCGGCGACGAACCGCCGGACGACCGCGGCTACGGCGACGGCTGGGAGGAACTCCGTCAGCAGACGCTGCGACGCGACGGCTACACCTGTACTCGCTGTGGGGCTGACGGTCGAACGCTTCAGGCCCACCACGTCGTCCCGCGCTCGCAAGGTGGCCCCGACGAACTCGAGAACTTGCTTACCCTGTGTCGGCCCTGTCACGGCGTCATCCACCAGTCGAACAGCTCTTTCGACGACGTCCGCGACGAAGCGCCACTGTTTCCCGACCGTGACACACCGGAATCGGTCGCCCGAATGCGCGAGCCGAGTGACGGCTTCTGTAGCCGCTGTGGCCACGAGTTCGAACCGGACGAACTCGTCGCCTGGACCGACGTCCCGCCGGCCGACGACACCACCTCCGCCCCCGACCACCTCACGCTGTGTAAGCCGTGTGCTGGCTTCGTCCTCGAGACCGTCCCGGCGTGTGACCGGGAGGCGTTGACCAGCAACCACCGGTTCGGAATCCACGAACTCTCGGCGTGGCGACTCGATGCGCCGGTTCGACCGAGCGTCTTCGCTTTCTCTCAGGTTGCCGTTCGACGGGAGCCACGGACGTACCGCGAACGCCTCGTCGACGACACGCCGCTGCGGTTCGTCTGGAACCACGTCGGGATTCGGTGGCTGACGCTCGTCGCGATCGGGTACGTACTCCTGGTGCTTGCCGTTGCCTCCATCTGA
- a CDS encoding NADP-dependent malic enzyme codes for MGLDEDSLDYHRTDPPGKIEISTTKSTNTQRDLSLAYSPGVAAPCMEIDEEEDEAYTYTAKGNLVGVVSNGSAVLGLGDIGAQASKPVMEGKGVLFKRFADIDVFDVELDEADPHKFVEAVKMMEPTFGGINLEDIKAPECFTIEERLREETDIPVFHDDQHGTAIISGAALLNAADVADKDLEDLEIVFSGAGASAIATAKFYVSLGCRKENVTMCDSSGIITEERAENGELNEYKRQFARDVPEGDLADAMEGADVFVGLSIGGIVSQQMIQSMADDPIVFAMANPDPEIGYEEAKEARDDTVIMATGRSDYPNQVNNVLGFPFIFRGALDVRATEINEAMKVACAEALAELAREDVPDAVVKAYGDEPLQFGSDYIIPKPVDPRVLFRVAPAVAEAAIESGAARTEIDPDEYEEELEARLGKSREMMRVVLNKAKTDPKTVALAEGENEKIIRAAYQIQEQGIAAPILIGDESEIRQTAANLGLDFEPQVADPAVGDYEEYADRLHELRARKGITRTEAGDLIERDSNYFGTVMVEQGDADALLTGLSYHYPSALRPPLQVIGTADDVDYAAGVYMLTFKNRVVFVADATVNQDPDEEVLAEVTRLTGELARRFNVEPRAALLSYSNFGSVDNQGTRKPRRAAHMLQDDPEVDFPVDGEMQADTAVVEDILQGTYGFSELEEPANVLVFPNLESGNIGYKLLQRLGGADAIGPMLVGMDKPVHVLQRGDEVKDIVNLASVAVVDAQQE; via the coding sequence ATGGGACTAGACGAGGATTCACTCGACTACCACCGGACAGACCCTCCCGGAAAGATCGAGATCTCGACGACGAAATCGACGAACACGCAGCGTGATCTCTCGCTTGCGTACTCGCCCGGCGTCGCAGCGCCGTGTATGGAGATCGACGAAGAGGAAGACGAAGCCTACACCTACACTGCAAAGGGGAACCTCGTCGGCGTCGTCTCGAACGGGTCCGCCGTTCTCGGCCTCGGCGACATCGGTGCCCAGGCATCCAAGCCCGTCATGGAAGGAAAAGGCGTACTCTTCAAGCGGTTCGCCGATATCGACGTCTTCGACGTGGAACTCGACGAGGCAGACCCTCACAAGTTCGTCGAAGCCGTCAAGATGATGGAACCGACCTTCGGCGGAATCAACTTGGAGGACATCAAGGCCCCGGAGTGTTTCACCATCGAGGAGCGACTCCGCGAGGAGACCGACATTCCGGTGTTCCACGACGATCAGCACGGCACCGCGATCATCTCCGGCGCGGCACTGCTCAACGCCGCCGACGTCGCCGACAAAGACCTCGAGGACCTCGAGATCGTCTTCTCCGGTGCAGGGGCGAGCGCGATCGCGACTGCGAAGTTTTACGTCTCGCTTGGCTGCAGGAAAGAGAACGTCACGATGTGTGACTCTTCGGGAATCATCACCGAAGAACGGGCCGAGAACGGCGAACTCAACGAGTACAAACGACAGTTCGCCCGCGACGTCCCCGAAGGTGATCTCGCGGACGCAATGGAGGGTGCAGACGTCTTCGTCGGCCTCTCGATCGGCGGGATCGTCTCACAGCAGATGATCCAGTCGATGGCGGACGATCCGATCGTCTTCGCGATGGCCAACCCCGATCCGGAGATCGGCTACGAGGAGGCAAAGGAGGCCCGCGACGACACCGTCATCATGGCCACCGGCCGCTCCGACTACCCCAACCAGGTCAACAACGTCCTCGGGTTCCCCTTCATCTTCCGTGGGGCACTCGACGTCCGTGCCACCGAGATCAACGAGGCGATGAAAGTCGCCTGTGCAGAGGCACTCGCCGAACTCGCCCGCGAAGACGTTCCCGACGCCGTCGTGAAAGCCTACGGCGACGAACCGCTCCAGTTCGGCTCCGACTACATCATCCCGAAGCCAGTCGATCCACGGGTTCTCTTTCGCGTCGCACCCGCAGTCGCCGAGGCCGCGATAGAATCTGGTGCCGCCCGAACCGAGATCGATCCCGACGAATACGAGGAGGAACTCGAGGCCCGTCTCGGCAAGTCCCGCGAGATGATGCGCGTGGTCCTCAACAAGGCCAAGACCGATCCGAAGACGGTCGCGCTCGCGGAAGGCGAAAACGAGAAGATCATTCGGGCGGCCTACCAGATCCAGGAGCAAGGAATCGCCGCACCGATCCTCATCGGCGACGAGAGCGAGATCCGCCAGACGGCGGCGAATCTCGGCCTCGACTTCGAGCCACAGGTCGCCGACCCAGCCGTCGGCGACTACGAGGAGTACGCCGATCGGCTCCACGAACTGCGGGCACGAAAGGGCATCACCCGAACCGAGGCCGGTGACCTCATCGAACGCGACTCGAACTACTTCGGCACCGTCATGGTCGAACAAGGCGACGCCGACGCCCTGCTGACCGGTCTCTCGTATCACTACCCGTCGGCGCTGCGACCGCCACTGCAGGTCATCGGCACCGCCGACGACGTCGACTACGCCGCTGGCGTCTACATGCTCACGTTCAAGAACCGCGTCGTCTTCGTCGCCGACGCGACGGTCAATCAGGACCCCGACGAGGAGGTCCTCGCAGAAGTCACGCGGTTGACTGGCGAGCTCGCCCGACGGTTCAACGTCGAACCGCGTGCGGCCCTGCTGTCGTACTCGAACTTCGGCAGCGTCGACAACCAGGGCACCCGTAAACCCCGCCGCGCTGCACACATGCTGCAGGACGACCCCGAAGTCGACTTCCCCGTCGACGGCGAGATGCAGGCCGACACCGCTGTCGTCGAAGACATCCTCCAGGGAACGTACGGCTTCTCGGAACTCGAGGAGCCCGCAAACGTACTCGTATTCCCGAACCTCGAGTCGGGTAACATCGGCTACAAGCTGCTCCAGCGTCTGGGCGGTGCCGACGCCATCGGGCCGATGCTCGTGGGGATGGACAAGCCGGTCCACGTCCTCCAGCGCGGAGACGAGGTCAAAGACATCGTGAACCTGGCGAGCGTGGCGGTCGTCGACGCCCAACAGGAGTAA
- a CDS encoding PstS family phosphate ABC transporter substrate-binding protein, translating into MGKEPIMDLADGGVSRRRVLLGTAGTGFGGLAGCLTRGEDSGLEGEIVIDGSNTLLPNSALVAELFMWENNQVRISVSGSGTGAGFQQFCRGEADLQNASRRIGDGERTLCEGNGVDWLELEVVMDGIAIIKHPDNTWCDQLTVDELGQMWERGSDVETWADLDDDWPGEEISFYGRDAASGTYDYFTEQITGAVGNIRNDFSGSPDTNNIVRGVRGNEHAIGFAGAGYYEENEDDLEVVEIYNGDEYASPSPETIEASEQAPEDRTVEPYEPLSRPLYLYVREDALERPAFREFVRFYLETTQETARDVGFYAVPDETIEEQRERLEDAIERYV; encoded by the coding sequence ATGGGAAAAGAGCCGATAATGGACCTGGCCGACGGCGGCGTTTCACGTCGGCGCGTTCTACTCGGCACTGCGGGGACCGGTTTCGGTGGCCTTGCTGGGTGTCTCACCCGCGGTGAAGACAGTGGCCTCGAGGGAGAAATCGTCATCGACGGTTCGAACACGCTGTTGCCAAACAGCGCACTCGTGGCCGAACTGTTCATGTGGGAGAACAATCAGGTGCGGATCTCCGTCAGTGGTTCCGGGACTGGAGCCGGGTTCCAGCAGTTCTGCCGTGGGGAAGCCGACCTCCAGAACGCGAGCCGTCGGATCGGCGACGGTGAACGGACGCTGTGTGAGGGAAACGGCGTCGACTGGCTCGAGCTGGAGGTCGTGATGGACGGGATCGCGATCATCAAACACCCGGACAACACCTGGTGTGACCAGCTCACCGTCGACGAACTCGGACAGATGTGGGAACGAGGCTCCGATGTCGAGACGTGGGCCGATCTCGACGACGACTGGCCCGGCGAGGAGATTTCTTTCTACGGCCGCGACGCCGCGTCGGGAACATACGACTACTTCACCGAGCAGATAACCGGTGCCGTCGGCAATATCCGGAACGACTTCAGCGGTTCGCCGGACACCAACAACATCGTCCGGGGCGTTCGCGGCAACGAACACGCCATCGGGTTTGCGGGTGCAGGCTACTACGAGGAAAACGAAGACGACCTCGAGGTCGTCGAAATCTACAACGGCGACGAGTACGCCTCACCGTCGCCGGAGACGATCGAAGCGTCGGAACAGGCTCCGGAAGACCGGACTGTCGAACCGTACGAACCGCTCTCCCGGCCGCTGTACCTCTACGTCCGGGAAGACGCACTCGAGCGGCCGGCGTTCCGTGAATTCGTCCGGTTCTATCTCGAGACCACCCAGGAAACGGCACGTGATGTCGGGTTCTACGCGGTTCCCGACGAGACGATCGAAGAGCAACGAGAGCGTCTCGAGGACGCCATCGAGAGGTATGTATGA
- the dacZ gene encoding diadenylate cyclase DacZ: MDGLDDVFGDLFSSVDGVMLFSPSGSYYERFAAVEDIDVIVVGTEDEVGAETFVELPLAFDDVADRIKFGIEGALEQEVIEDGDELACATRVFADEIDTISRVRASADDHSGIYDLFAKSRADPGVIKSVLELAIELGKKGQKGKPVGALFVVGDAGKVMNKSRPLSYNPFEKSHVHVGDPIVNVMLKEFSRLDGAFIISDAGKIVSAYRYLEPSAEGIDIPKGLGARHMAAGAVTRDTNAIAIVLSESDGLVRAFKGGELILEVDPEAY, from the coding sequence ATGGACGGGTTAGACGACGTGTTCGGTGATCTCTTCTCGAGCGTCGACGGTGTCATGCTGTTCTCACCGAGTGGCTCCTACTACGAGCGATTCGCAGCGGTCGAAGACATCGACGTGATCGTCGTCGGCACGGAAGACGAGGTCGGCGCGGAGACGTTCGTCGAACTGCCGCTTGCCTTCGACGACGTTGCGGATCGAATCAAGTTCGGCATCGAGGGAGCCCTCGAGCAGGAAGTGATCGAGGACGGCGACGAGTTGGCCTGTGCCACGCGAGTGTTCGCCGACGAGATCGACACGATCTCTCGAGTTCGTGCGAGCGCAGACGACCACTCGGGCATTTACGATCTGTTCGCCAAATCGCGTGCCGATCCAGGCGTTATCAAGTCCGTCCTCGAGTTGGCGATCGAACTCGGCAAGAAAGGCCAGAAGGGCAAACCTGTCGGTGCGCTGTTCGTGGTCGGCGACGCAGGCAAAGTAATGAACAAGTCTCGACCGCTGTCGTACAATCCGTTCGAGAAATCCCACGTTCACGTCGGCGATCCGATCGTCAACGTGATGCTCAAGGAGTTCTCGCGACTCGACGGTGCGTTTATCATCTCGGACGCCGGCAAGATCGTCTCAGCGTACCGGTATCTCGAGCCCTCGGCCGAAGGGATCGACATCCCGAAAGGACTGGGTGCGAGACACATGGCTGCCGGTGCGGTTACCCGGGATACGAACGCGATCGCGATCGTCCTCTCCGAGAGCGACGGGCTTGTGCGCGCGTTCAAGGGCGGTGAACTGATTCTGGA
- the phoU gene encoding phosphate signaling complex protein PhoU — protein sequence MARKSYQEQLAELREDVLYMSEVVMERFRMGLDALERKDEELAREVITGDSEINQLYLDLEQQCIELFALQQPVASDLRFIAASFKIITDLERIGDLAVNLGEYTLEAKRDLYPDVDIQSMGEMTLEMVEDAMTAYDTENTDSCREISKRDDDLDAVAERASGIVVRDLIDRELDSPDEAERLLQDVSRLLLTVRDLERVGDHAVNIAARTLYMVENDDELIY from the coding sequence ATGGCCAGAAAATCGTATCAGGAACAACTCGCGGAACTCCGCGAGGACGTCCTCTACATGAGCGAGGTCGTCATGGAACGGTTCCGGATGGGTCTCGACGCACTCGAGCGGAAAGACGAAGAACTCGCACGCGAGGTAATCACGGGCGACAGCGAGATCAACCAGCTGTATCTCGACTTGGAACAGCAGTGTATCGAACTGTTTGCGCTCCAGCAGCCGGTCGCCAGTGACCTCCGGTTCATTGCGGCGTCGTTCAAGATCATCACCGACTTAGAACGGATCGGCGACCTCGCGGTCAACCTCGGTGAGTACACCCTCGAGGCCAAGCGAGATCTCTACCCGGACGTCGACATCCAGTCGATGGGGGAGATGACCCTCGAGATGGTCGAAGACGCTATGACTGCCTACGACACCGAGAACACCGACAGTTGTCGGGAAATCTCCAAGCGGGACGACGATCTCGACGCGGTCGCAGAACGCGCCAGCGGCATCGTCGTTCGAGACTTGATCGACCGGGAGCTCGATTCGCCGGACGAGGCGGAACGGCTTCTCCAGGATGTCTCGCGGCTCTTGCTTACAGTTCGTGACCTAGAGCGCGTCGGCGATCACGCGGTCAACATCGCGGCTCGGACGCTGTACATGGTCGAAAACGACGACGAACTCATCTACTGA
- the pstC gene encoding phosphate ABC transporter permease subunit PstC — MSTEPLDLSRDGNDVGTLGDKLARYVFFACAFVTVATTLAIIVVLVDGAIDFFAHVSFTEYFTGTNWSPRAANEPSFGVLPLIWGTLMITIGSALIAIPVGTLTAIYLAEYADPRVRQIVKPTLEILAGIPTIVYGFFALSFITPILQQFYPETGTFNAAAGAIVVGIMILPMVSSISEDAMSAVPDSLRNAAYGLGATKFEVSTNVVLPASLSGILAAYILAISRAIGETMAVTLAAGALPQITRNPLEEVQTMTAYMVEIGTGDASVGSIGYQSLFAIGLTLFVMTFLMNVFSMWVRSRYREEYQ; from the coding sequence ATGAGTACGGAGCCGCTTGATCTGAGCCGGGACGGCAACGACGTCGGGACCCTTGGAGACAAGCTGGCTCGCTACGTCTTTTTCGCGTGTGCGTTCGTCACCGTCGCGACGACGCTTGCAATTATCGTCGTCTTGGTCGACGGTGCGATCGATTTCTTCGCGCACGTTTCGTTTACCGAGTACTTCACGGGGACGAACTGGTCGCCGCGGGCAGCCAACGAGCCAAGTTTCGGCGTGTTACCGCTGATCTGGGGCACACTGATGATCACCATCGGCTCGGCGCTGATCGCCATCCCGGTCGGCACGCTGACCGCGATCTACCTCGCCGAGTACGCCGATCCGCGAGTCCGGCAGATCGTGAAGCCAACCCTCGAGATTCTCGCGGGAATCCCGACGATCGTCTACGGTTTCTTCGCACTGTCGTTTATCACGCCGATCCTCCAGCAGTTCTATCCGGAGACGGGGACGTTCAACGCCGCTGCGGGTGCTATCGTCGTCGGCATCATGATTCTCCCGATGGTGTCCTCGATTTCCGAAGACGCCATGTCGGCGGTTCCCGACTCTCTGCGGAACGCGGCTTACGGGCTGGGCGCGACGAAGTTCGAAGTCTCGACGAACGTCGTTCTCCCCGCGTCGCTGTCTGGTATTCTCGCCGCATACATCCTCGCGATTTCGCGGGCGATCGGGGAGACGATGGCTGTCACGCTCGCGGCCGGTGCCCTACCACAGATCACGAGAAATCCGCTCGAAGAGGTTCAGACGATGACTGCCTACATGGTCGAGATCGGGACCGGTGACGCGTCGGTTGGCTCGATCGGATATCAGAGCCTGTTTGCGATCGGGTTGACGCTGTTCGTGATGACGTTCCTGATGAACGTCTTCAGCATGTGGGTCCGCTCGCGCTACCGGGAGGAGTACCAATGA
- a CDS encoding phosphopantetheine adenylyltransferase, producing MDVALGGTFDPVHDGHRKLFERAFELGDVTVGLTSDSLAPKTRQVDREIRPYDRRRADLANELESFADEYDRAFEIRPLESPTGIATEPQFEYLVVSPETRTGGKQINDIRRERGYDPLEVVVVPHVRAEDDDIISSTRIVEGEIDEHGNVLDTDERAD from the coding sequence ATGGACGTCGCGCTTGGTGGGACGTTCGACCCCGTTCACGACGGCCACCGCAAACTGTTCGAACGGGCGTTCGAACTCGGAGACGTGACGGTCGGACTGACGAGTGACTCCCTCGCACCGAAGACACGACAGGTCGACCGAGAGATCAGGCCCTACGACCGACGACGGGCCGACCTGGCGAACGAGCTCGAGTCGTTCGCCGACGAGTACGACCGCGCGTTCGAGATCCGACCGCTCGAGTCACCGACCGGCATCGCGACCGAGCCCCAGTTCGAGTATCTGGTCGTCTCGCCCGAGACGCGTACGGGTGGTAAGCAGATCAACGACATTCGCCGCGAGCGAGGGTACGACCCGCTCGAGGTCGTCGTCGTCCCCCACGTCCGCGCCGAAGACGACGACATCATCTCGAGTACTCGGATCGTCGAGGGAGAGATCGACGAACACGGAAACGTTCTCGACACCGACGAGAGAGCGGACTGA
- a CDS encoding phosphate uptake regulator PhoU translates to METRKVQMTGGSTYTVSLPKGWATDNDVGSGTVVELYPEDDALLLTPQNDTERQEGTLDVSDLEGERLTRAVMTMYVSGFDIIRLEAGRITTSQRRAIRDATQSLVGVEVLEETTDSVVIQDLLDSSELSIVNAVRRMRLIAASMLEDAVRALIENDDDIAYDVIERDDDVDRLWLVVSRIFRATLRSPRAAEELGVSREDCFDFHSSARQLERVADHASKISQLSLKLGGIPDEVADALADLHADASAVLEKAMDALFAEETDEANQLGHAAHEAVLEIDEHTRYVDDMLRDLDPVQAQSLGLIVDSLSRSADYGGNIAETALQKAAPRPRS, encoded by the coding sequence ATGGAGACCCGCAAGGTACAAATGACGGGTGGATCGACGTACACCGTTTCGCTCCCGAAAGGCTGGGCGACGGACAACGACGTCGGCTCCGGAACAGTCGTCGAACTCTACCCCGAAGACGACGCGTTACTGCTGACGCCACAGAACGATACCGAACGCCAGGAGGGAACGCTCGACGTTTCCGATCTCGAGGGCGAGCGACTCACGAGAGCCGTGATGACGATGTACGTCAGCGGTTTCGACATCATTCGCCTCGAGGCCGGCCGGATTACGACGAGTCAACGCCGAGCGATCAGGGACGCGACCCAGAGTCTCGTCGGGGTGGAAGTACTCGAGGAGACGACAGACAGCGTCGTCATTCAGGACCTGTTGGACTCCTCGGAGCTGTCGATCGTCAACGCCGTCAGGCGGATGCGGCTGATCGCGGCCTCGATGCTCGAGGACGCGGTGCGGGCGCTGATCGAGAACGACGACGACATCGCCTACGACGTCATCGAACGCGACGACGACGTCGACCGGCTCTGGCTCGTCGTCTCCCGGATCTTCCGGGCGACGCTTCGCTCTCCTAGAGCAGCCGAGGAGCTGGGGGTCTCCCGCGAGGACTGTTTCGATTTCCACTCGAGTGCCCGCCAACTCGAGCGAGTCGCGGATCACGCATCGAAAATCAGCCAACTCTCGCTGAAACTCGGCGGGATTCCCGACGAGGTCGCCGACGCACTCGCGGATCTACACGCCGACGCTTCGGCCGTACTCGAGAAGGCGATGGACGCGCTGTTTGCGGAGGAAACCGACGAGGCGAACCAGCTCGGCCACGCCGCTCACGAAGCCGTTCTCGAGATCGACGAACACACGCGGTACGTCGACGACATGCTCCGGGATCTCGATCCCGTTCAGGCACAGTCGCTTGGGTTGATCGTGGACTCGCTCTCTCGGAGTGCGGACTACGGCGGCAACATCGCCGAAACGGCACTGCAAAAGGCAGCCCCCCGTCCGAGGTCCTGA
- the pstA gene encoding phosphate ABC transporter permease PstA, translating to MSTETNEFEYDESAVRRKRQLGRVFLGLCFAATMVGIVALAALLLDVVNQAWGWLTWEFLTYPPSQIVEHYDPSNYGDLPTGPGGMYPMIVGSIYLIVLTAVFTLFLGVGAAIYLEEYAPDNLLTRFIEANISNLAGVPSIVYGLLGLAVFVRAFQTGQSLIAGALTLTLLILPIVIVQSQESLRAVPDSMRQASYGTGATKWQTIRNVILPEAIPGIMTGIILSLSRAIGETAPILMVGAATTLFSPPDLTDPTGPFGAMPMQIFEWAKLPEDEFQHVAAAGIVVLLTALLLMNAVAIYIRNRYDPRS from the coding sequence ATGAGTACGGAAACGAACGAATTCGAGTACGACGAATCGGCAGTCAGGCGCAAACGCCAGCTCGGGAGGGTGTTTCTCGGGCTGTGTTTCGCAGCGACGATGGTCGGGATCGTAGCGCTCGCTGCCCTCCTGCTCGACGTCGTCAACCAGGCGTGGGGCTGGCTCACCTGGGAATTCCTGACCTATCCGCCGTCACAGATCGTCGAACACTACGATCCGTCGAACTACGGTGACCTCCCGACCGGCCCCGGCGGGATGTACCCGATGATCGTCGGCTCGATCTACCTGATCGTGCTCACCGCCGTCTTCACCCTCTTCCTGGGCGTTGGCGCGGCGATCTACTTAGAGGAGTACGCACCCGACAATCTGTTGACGCGGTTCATCGAAGCGAACATCTCGAACCTCGCGGGCGTTCCCTCGATCGTCTACGGGCTGCTCGGACTGGCAGTGTTCGTCCGGGCGTTCCAGACTGGACAGAGCCTCATCGCGGGTGCATTGACGCTTACACTACTGATCTTGCCGATCGTCATCGTCCAGTCACAGGAGTCGCTCCGGGCGGTGCCCGACTCGATGCGCCAGGCTTCCTACGGTACCGGCGCGACGAAGTGGCAGACGATCCGTAACGTCATCCTCCCCGAAGCGATTCCAGGAATCATGACCGGCATCATCCTCTCGCTGTCGCGGGCGATCGGCGAAACCGCCCCGATCCTGATGGTCGGTGCAGCGACGACGCTGTTCTCACCACCCGATCTGACCGACCCGACCGGTCCGTTCGGTGCCATGCCGATGCAGATATTCGAGTGGGCAAAACTTCCCGAAGACGAGTTCCAACACGTTGCTGCGGCGGGGATCGTCGTCTTGTTGACCGCGCTGTTGCTGATGAACGCCGTGGCGATCTACATCCGCAACCGGTACGACCCCCGGAGTTAA
- the pstB gene encoding phosphate ABC transporter ATP-binding protein PstB: protein MTVNGGGPRTVSTTETGRSEPVTDAETETAPLDGPDTSDAIVESRNLDVYYGDTQALQDISMEIPEHQVTALIGPSGCGKSTFLRSINRMNDLIDVARVEGDLYFHGKNIYDEDVDPVALRRKIGMVFQKPNPFPKSIFDNVAYGLRVQGKDDGDVEANVRTALERAALLDEVEDQLDESGLDLSGGQQQRLCIARAIAPDPEVILMDEPASALDPVATSKIEDLVEELAEEYTVVIVTHNMQQAARISDKTAVFLTGGELVEFDDTNKIFENPEHDRVEDYITGKFG from the coding sequence ATGACCGTGAACGGCGGCGGCCCACGAACCGTATCGACTACCGAGACTGGCCGTTCTGAGCCCGTAACCGACGCCGAAACCGAGACGGCACCACTCGACGGACCCGATACGTCCGACGCCATCGTCGAGTCTCGCAATCTCGACGTCTACTACGGCGACACTCAGGCACTACAGGACATCTCGATGGAGATTCCGGAACACCAAGTGACCGCACTCATCGGTCCCTCCGGCTGTGGGAAGTCGACGTTTCTGCGGTCGATCAACCGGATGAACGATCTCATCGACGTCGCACGCGTCGAAGGCGACCTCTATTTCCACGGGAAGAACATCTACGACGAAGACGTCGATCCCGTCGCCTTGCGCCGGAAGATCGGGATGGTCTTCCAGAAACCCAACCCCTTCCCAAAGAGCATCTTCGACAACGTCGCCTACGGCCTGCGCGTCCAGGGGAAAGACGACGGCGACGTCGAAGCGAACGTCCGAACTGCCCTCGAGCGAGCGGCCCTGCTCGACGAGGTCGAGGATCAACTCGACGAGAGCGGACTCGACCTCTCGGGTGGCCAGCAACAGCGTCTGTGTATCGCTCGAGCGATCGCGCCCGACCCCGAGGTTATCCTGATGGACGAGCCGGCGTCGGCGCTCGATCCCGTTGCGACGTCGAAAATCGAGGATCTCGTCGAGGAACTCGCCGAAGAGTACACAGTTGTCATCGTCACGCACAACATGCAACAGGCCGCCCGTATCTCGGATAAGACGGCGGTCTTTCTCACTGGCGGTGAACTCGTCGAGTTCGACGACACGAACAAGATCTTCGAGAACCCCGAACACGACCGCGTTGAGGACTACATTACGGGCAAGTTCGGATAG
- a CDS encoding transcription initiation factor IIB family protein has protein sequence MHSARDHIEYEPWLEELDRIADRLELSSETRSYATDLFLADVPEADRSKRAVLAASIYAGSLVAGDGVSQGAVADAADVSRLSIQSRWKAVLETAGLEPPGW, from the coding sequence ATGCACAGCGCCAGAGACCACATCGAGTACGAACCCTGGCTCGAGGAACTCGACCGGATCGCCGACCGACTCGAGTTGTCGAGCGAGACGCGGTCGTATGCGACCGACCTCTTCCTCGCGGACGTGCCCGAAGCAGACCGATCGAAACGGGCCGTCCTCGCGGCGAGTATCTACGCCGGGTCGCTCGTCGCCGGCGACGGGGTGAGTCAAGGCGCGGTCGCCGACGCCGCAGACGTCTCCCGACTCTCGATCCAGTCGCGCTGGAAAGCCGTCCTGGAGACCGCAGGACTCGAGCCACCCGGCTGGTAG
- a CDS encoding 30S ribosomal protein S8e: MQDQGRSTRKRTGGRLKNVRKRRKNELGRLPTETQVGEPRFRTVDARGNDTKTRALATNVASVNEGGETVSAEIEDVVENEANPNYVRRNIITKGAVIETSEGKARVMSRPGQTGQVNAVLLKD; the protein is encoded by the coding sequence ATGCAAGACCAGGGACGCTCTACGCGCAAACGTACTGGTGGTCGACTGAAGAACGTCCGCAAGCGCCGAAAGAACGAACTCGGCCGACTCCCGACCGAGACGCAGGTCGGCGAGCCCCGATTCCGGACCGTCGACGCTCGCGGTAACGACACCAAGACTCGCGCGCTGGCGACGAACGTCGCAAGCGTCAACGAGGGCGGAGAAACCGTCTCGGCCGAAATCGAAGACGTCGTCGAGAACGAGGCAAACCCCAACTACGTCCGCCGAAACATCATCACGAAAGGTGCCGTCATCGAGACCTCCGAAGGAAAAGCACGCGTGATGTCCCGCCCCGGACAGACCGGGCAGGTCAACGCCGTCCTGCTCAAGGACTGA